From Toxorhynchites rutilus septentrionalis strain SRP chromosome 2, ASM2978413v1, whole genome shotgun sequence, a single genomic window includes:
- the LOC129769766 gene encoding peptidoglycan-recognition protein SB1-like, translated as MYCSARTAAISSSSRCKSPYSSSCSRLSDYDLEAGERTPLLFKKVAKVQPAYDKQENQLQPFPATALLGILTLLLLLLIGVIIAIYLLLLQVPHPWPVSHPFYLVERHAWWSHPAALEALPLNKSAVHNVIVVDTDSETCLNHAECTQFARNVQQNTWTENGTHIPYNFLIGGDGKTYEGRGWRVQHGFADLPGKNDTVVVGVIGTYDENRPSEIMYAEIKALITESIRRLYLSPAYRLYGIMDESDPTNEPPALYSELRNWRHWTGFITK; from the exons CCCGAACCGCTGCTATCAGCAGCTCGAGCCGGTGCAAATCTCCATACAGTAGTAGCTGCAGTCGCCTTTCCGATTACGACCTAGAAGCAGGGGAACGTACTCCGTTGTTGTTCAAAAAGGTTGCAAAGGTCCAACCTGCATACGATAAGCAGGAAAATCAATTGCAACCCTTCCCGGCAACGGCTCTCCTTGGCATCTTGACGTTGCTTCTACTTCTGCTAATAGGGGTTATAATCGCCATCTATTTGCTATTGCTACAAG TTCCTCACCCGTGGCCGGTGTCCCATCCGTTCTATTTGGTGGAACGTCATGCGTGGTGGTCACACCCAGCAGCATTGGAAGCATTACCCTTGAACAAATCAGCTGTTCATAATGTGATCGTCGTTGATACCGATAGCGAGACTTGTCTCAATCATGCTGAATGTACTCAATTTGCTCGCAATGTGCAACAGAACACCTGGACGGAGAATGGAACCCACATTCCGTACAACTTCTTGATCGGCGGTGATGGGAAGACTTACGAGGGACGCGGTTGGAGAGTACAGCATGGTTTCGCTGATCTTCCGGGTAAGAATGACACCGTCGTCGTTGGAGTTATAG GAACATACGATGAGAATCGCCCTTCTGAAATCATGTATGCAGAAATAAAGGCACTGATTACCGAATCCATCCGTCGGCTTTATTTATCGCCCGCTTATCGACTGTACGGTATAATGGACGAGTCAGACCCCACTAATGAACCTCCGGCGTTATATTCAGAGCTGAGAAATTGGAGACATTGGACGGGATTTATTACAAAATAA